In one window of Desulfonatronum thioautotrophicum DNA:
- a CDS encoding M48 family metallopeptidase, with product MERVALSHGQSCSYRIQTSARSRKIRLRITAAEGLIVILPENAVLSREELEKLIRAKSRWITRHLQRFDQLRRTACEAETTTLPRSITLPSINEHWVIHYATPYPTTQHAKCSAPRVTIMGQGQLQVTGQIDHPVDATLALRAWIRSKANTVLPDWLGTLARELHLPFSRVTIRDQHTRWGSCTGNGRISLNCKLLLLPRVWVHYVLLHELCHTRIMNHGPHFWNLLSRYEPQARQISTEMRTAWQKLPDWLRTRRKSME from the coding sequence ATGGAACGTGTTGCACTGTCCCACGGGCAATCCTGCTCCTACCGGATCCAGACATCGGCCCGCTCCCGCAAAATCCGGCTCAGAATCACGGCTGCCGAGGGTCTGATCGTAATCCTCCCGGAAAACGCGGTACTCTCCCGTGAGGAACTGGAGAAACTGATCCGAGCCAAGTCGCGCTGGATTACCCGCCACCTGCAACGGTTCGATCAACTGCGCCGCACGGCTTGCGAGGCTGAAACCACTACCTTGCCGCGATCTATCACCCTTCCGTCCATCAACGAGCACTGGGTCATTCACTATGCGACGCCGTATCCCACGACGCAGCATGCCAAATGCAGCGCTCCCCGGGTGACCATCATGGGCCAGGGTCAACTCCAGGTGACCGGACAGATCGACCATCCCGTTGATGCTACGTTGGCATTGCGAGCCTGGATTCGCTCCAAAGCGAACACCGTACTGCCGGATTGGCTTGGCACGTTGGCCCGGGAGCTGCACTTGCCTTTTTCCCGGGTGACCATTCGGGATCAGCACACCCGCTGGGGAAGCTGCACCGGCAACGGACGCATCAGCCTGAACTGCAAGCTGCTGCTCCTGCCCAGGGTCTGGGTCCACTACGTCCTGCTCCACGAACTCTGCCATACCCGAATCATGAACCACGGCCCGCACTTCTGGAACCTGCTCTCCAGGTACGAACCCCAAGCCCGGCAAATCAGCACCGAGATGCGCACGGCTTGGCAGAAGCTGCCGGATTGGCTGCGGACCCGCCGCAAATCCATGGAGTGA
- a CDS encoding cellulose synthase subunit BcsC-related outer membrane protein, producing MSICRSVHSKDRAALRYRTVVFRGAPFLRCWTLVLLGVLGFLVLVWPCGALAQLSMVADAPAGSTLTEPDADPVERGVRIERDPHPDIRIQRFAPERFPALPEAVPQVNDLLAEAWDRFRFKEYSEALVLFSQAEDLANASQAKREARLGRAYALAQLTEWDMARELLASLLDAEYRREEVGPALAWVLLELDLPDQAAAVLEGLELDAVPIPSQTREALHGAIESRLAAAGPDKGPDDAMALEAIGLAWQDLDQFAPGSAAYRRAAEKLLAKAPDDAAVRERLAWDAFHAGLYADALGHFTALRRLRPVRVTELQGHATALQHLGRVSDAIALLEQSSQLAQPVIRAQLAGLYAAEGRRAYEAGEDAQAATMLMESLLLDPADVGRRELLAWVYLRQNKPREAGNLFQALRGDRPDDPGLLLGEALALRAMGRSAKALALLDQYPIPADDLVTLRRELIAEVAREAVAAGDDHRAEQLYRRLLTEHPSREALLGLAWAVLRQDRPAQARDMFLEQLAKRPDDSEAQSEALYGAIAAWRALDRPDAALALLEDHEEVLPADLENIRPELLLESALQLRAQGRDEEAIAALRRSLVLEPNAPKAQELLAWTLFETGRFGDAHRHFMELFRTMPTPARASVVLLSLSALGDADGAVAFASTLADAEDQDLRIVAAEYYQGMGRHIRAAQVDTRPETGYAGCADPALDSFAVFRSRSGDRGLTRLGVIALPTELVMPESSGGAWNLYLEPQHLFTGDAPHRPFAGSFFNTVQDPEVRPGRLETSAQVLTAELRHVSDGPVRRTVAAGVTPVGGTIAPRPTFQVRFERENRWFIEGRQHSVTDTFLSALGRSDPYGARSWGRVLESGLRAGWTIPLAADWWVNLEAEYGYLWGKNVADNYRLGGALAVGRTREMAFGTLSTGLFVAADHYARNQNHQTFGHGGYFSPEHFIIAGPFLRVSTHPADSDFFADVRLSLGYMHYQAASAPRYHKVGELPNGLSDPARQELFGSFPGQRESSLAVNVEAELFHKVAARWDIGGFGGVNSGSDHTQWHVGVGLRFAFQPRGGACRLRGR from the coding sequence CCGGAAGCGGTTCCCCAGGTGAATGATCTCCTGGCCGAGGCCTGGGACCGTTTTCGTTTCAAGGAGTATTCCGAGGCCCTGGTGCTGTTCAGCCAGGCTGAAGATTTGGCCAATGCCTCCCAGGCCAAGCGGGAAGCCCGCCTTGGACGGGCCTATGCCTTGGCTCAACTGACCGAATGGGACATGGCCCGGGAGCTGCTCGCATCTCTGCTGGATGCCGAATACCGGAGAGAGGAGGTCGGCCCGGCTCTGGCTTGGGTTCTTCTGGAGCTGGACCTGCCGGACCAGGCCGCGGCGGTTCTGGAGGGGTTGGAGCTCGACGCCGTTCCCATCCCTTCGCAGACCCGCGAGGCATTGCATGGCGCAATTGAGAGTCGTCTCGCCGCGGCCGGCCCCGACAAGGGGCCGGATGATGCCATGGCTTTGGAAGCCATTGGCCTGGCCTGGCAGGATTTGGATCAATTCGCACCGGGCTCGGCTGCCTACCGCCGCGCAGCTGAGAAGCTGCTGGCCAAGGCACCGGATGACGCCGCCGTGCGCGAGCGGCTCGCGTGGGACGCGTTTCATGCAGGGTTGTATGCTGATGCGCTGGGGCATTTTACCGCCTTGCGTCGGTTGCGACCCGTTCGGGTCACCGAGCTGCAGGGGCATGCAACCGCCTTGCAGCATCTTGGGCGGGTCAGTGATGCCATCGCGCTCCTGGAGCAGTCCAGCCAGCTTGCTCAGCCCGTCATCCGTGCCCAACTGGCCGGATTGTACGCAGCCGAAGGCCGACGGGCCTATGAAGCCGGTGAGGACGCGCAGGCAGCCACCATGCTGATGGAATCCCTGCTGCTTGATCCCGCTGATGTTGGCCGCAGGGAGCTGCTGGCCTGGGTTTATCTGCGCCAGAACAAGCCGCGCGAGGCCGGCAATCTGTTCCAGGCACTGCGGGGCGATCGGCCTGACGACCCGGGCCTGCTCCTTGGCGAGGCATTGGCCTTGCGTGCCATGGGCCGCTCGGCAAAGGCATTGGCTCTGCTGGATCAGTATCCCATCCCGGCAGACGATCTGGTGACGCTTCGCCGGGAATTGATCGCGGAGGTGGCCCGGGAAGCCGTGGCGGCCGGTGACGATCACCGTGCCGAACAACTTTATCGCCGGTTGTTGACCGAACACCCTTCGCGCGAGGCTCTGCTCGGCCTGGCCTGGGCCGTGCTGCGTCAGGACCGCCCAGCTCAGGCCAGGGACATGTTTCTTGAACAACTGGCCAAGCGCCCAGATGATTCCGAAGCACAGTCCGAGGCACTATATGGGGCGATTGCCGCTTGGCGGGCCCTGGACAGGCCGGATGCGGCCCTTGCGTTGCTGGAAGACCATGAGGAAGTTTTACCTGCGGACCTTGAAAATATCCGCCCAGAGCTGTTGTTGGAAAGCGCATTGCAACTGCGGGCACAGGGCCGGGATGAAGAGGCCATTGCCGCCCTGCGCCGCAGCCTGGTGCTGGAGCCGAACGCCCCCAAGGCCCAAGAACTGCTGGCATGGACCTTATTCGAAACGGGCCGCTTCGGCGATGCACATCGGCATTTTATGGAGCTTTTCCGCACCATGCCGACACCGGCCCGGGCATCCGTCGTGCTGCTCAGCCTCTCCGCTCTGGGGGATGCGGATGGTGCCGTGGCATTTGCTTCCACCCTGGCCGATGCCGAGGATCAGGACCTGCGCATTGTGGCCGCGGAGTATTATCAGGGGATGGGGCGGCACATTCGCGCAGCCCAGGTCGATACACGCCCGGAAACCGGCTACGCAGGGTGCGCGGATCCGGCTCTGGACAGCTTCGCTGTCTTTCGCTCCAGGAGCGGGGACCGGGGACTCACCCGGCTGGGGGTGATCGCCCTGCCCACCGAGCTGGTTATGCCCGAGTCCTCGGGCGGGGCATGGAATCTGTACCTGGAACCGCAACATCTTTTCACCGGCGATGCTCCCCACAGACCTTTTGCGGGGTCATTCTTCAATACCGTCCAGGATCCGGAGGTGCGCCCCGGTCGGTTGGAGACCTCGGCCCAGGTTTTGACGGCAGAGCTGCGGCATGTCTCAGATGGTCCGGTTCGTCGAACAGTGGCTGCCGGAGTGACACCCGTCGGAGGCACCATTGCTCCCCGTCCGACATTTCAGGTACGGTTTGAACGGGAAAACAGGTGGTTTATCGAGGGCCGGCAGCACTCCGTGACCGACACGTTCCTGTCCGCTTTGGGCCGAAGTGATCCCTACGGAGCTCGATCCTGGGGCCGTGTCCTGGAAAGCGGCCTGCGGGCGGGATGGACCATCCCCCTGGCAGCGGACTGGTGGGTGAATCTCGAGGCTGAATACGGATACCTTTGGGGCAAAAACGTTGCGGACAATTATCGTCTTGGCGGAGCCCTGGCTGTGGGCAGGACCAGAGAGATGGCGTTTGGAACCCTCTCCACGGGGCTGTTCGTCGCGGCGGATCACTACGCCCGGAACCAGAACCATCAGACCTTTGGCCATGGCGGGTATTTCAGTCCGGAGCATTTCATCATTGCCGGTCCGTTTCTCCGTGTATCCACGCATCCAGCCGATTCAGATTTTTTCGCGGATGTCCGGCTTTCCCTGGGATACATGCACTATCAGGCCGCTTCGGCACCCCGATACCATAAGGTAGGTGAATTACCCAACGGCCTCTCCGATCCGGCCCGCCAGGAACTGTTCGGCAGCTTTCCCGGTCAGCGGGAATCGAGCCTGGCGGTCAATGTCGAAGCCGAGCTCTTCCATAAAGTAGCCGCTCGTTGGGATATTGGAGGATTCGGGGGCGTGAACAGCGGGTCGGATCATACCCAGTGGCATGTCGGCGTCGGGCTGCGCTTCGCGTTTCAGCCCAGAGGCGGTGCGTGCCGACTGCGGGGGCGCTAG
- a CDS encoding extracellular solute-binding protein, whose protein sequence is MSARRDVFWLACLSFCFLLLALPGSVFGAEPVWRHGLALHHDLKYPPDFTHFEYVNPDAPKGGEMRLAGIGTFDSLNPFILRGTPPLGMGMIFETLTVRSLDEPFSEYGLIAESMQVPDDHSWVAFTLREEARFHDGSSIAVEDVIFTLNVLQTKGHPFYRAYYANVVSAEKIGPRQVRFSFGGSVNRELPLIIGQMPVLSKAFWEDRDFERTTLDIPLGSGPYRITRVEPGRSITYQRVKDYWAADLPVNRGRFNFDVMRYDYYRDVNVALEAFKAGEYDFRQENVARNWAMGYDGPALRQGRIIMEEIPHELPTGMQGFVFNTRRPAFRDPLVREALAEIFDFEWSNTNLFHGAYTRTASYFSNSELASEGLPSEEELALLTPHRDILPEPVFTGVFQPSVTDGSGNIRGNMRLALALLEEAGWVISGRDRRLRHTSSGEALEFEILLNDPSFERVCLPYARNLDRLGISARVRTVDATQYQNRMNDFDFDMTVGLFPQSLSPGNEQRDFWTSAAAATPGSRNIAGVRDPVVDELVDLVIAAPDRESLVTRTRALDRVLLWGHYVVPHWHSRVFRVAYWDNFARPETNPRYGLALDAWWVK, encoded by the coding sequence ATGTCTGCACGTCGCGATGTGTTCTGGCTGGCCTGTCTATCTTTTTGTTTTCTCCTGCTGGCGCTCCCTGGCTCGGTTTTCGGAGCGGAACCGGTCTGGCGGCACGGCTTGGCCCTGCATCATGACCTGAAATATCCCCCTGATTTCACCCATTTCGAATACGTGAACCCAGACGCACCTAAGGGCGGAGAAATGCGCTTGGCCGGTATCGGCACCTTTGACAGCCTCAACCCGTTTATCCTGCGGGGCACACCGCCGTTGGGCATGGGAATGATTTTTGAGACCCTGACGGTACGGTCTCTGGATGAGCCGTTTTCCGAATACGGCCTGATCGCGGAAAGCATGCAGGTGCCGGACGATCATTCCTGGGTGGCCTTTACGTTGCGGGAGGAAGCCCGATTTCATGACGGCTCGTCCATTGCCGTGGAAGATGTGATTTTCACCCTGAATGTGCTCCAGACCAAGGGGCATCCTTTTTACCGGGCCTACTACGCAAATGTTGTTTCCGCGGAAAAAATTGGTCCACGCCAGGTTCGTTTTTCCTTCGGCGGCTCGGTGAACCGGGAGCTGCCCCTGATAATCGGCCAAATGCCGGTGCTCTCCAAGGCTTTTTGGGAAGATCGTGATTTTGAGCGAACAACGCTGGACATTCCCCTGGGCAGCGGGCCGTATCGCATCACTCGCGTAGAGCCCGGCCGTTCCATCACCTATCAGCGGGTCAAGGACTACTGGGCCGCGGATTTGCCCGTGAATCGGGGACGGTTCAATTTTGACGTGATGCGCTACGACTACTACCGGGACGTGAACGTGGCCCTGGAAGCATTCAAGGCCGGCGAATACGATTTCCGGCAGGAGAATGTGGCCCGGAACTGGGCCATGGGCTACGACGGCCCGGCCTTGCGCCAGGGGCGCATCATCATGGAGGAGATTCCCCATGAACTGCCCACGGGCATGCAGGGATTCGTTTTCAACACCCGTCGGCCGGCTTTTCGCGACCCCTTGGTCCGTGAAGCCCTGGCCGAGATTTTTGATTTTGAGTGGTCCAATACCAACCTTTTTCATGGAGCCTATACTCGGACCGCGAGCTATTTTTCCAATTCCGAGCTGGCTTCCGAAGGTCTGCCGTCCGAGGAGGAACTGGCCCTGCTGACACCCCATCGGGATATCCTGCCTGAACCGGTCTTTACCGGGGTATTTCAGCCCTCGGTCACCGACGGGTCCGGGAACATTCGCGGGAACATGCGTCTGGCTCTGGCACTGCTGGAGGAGGCCGGATGGGTCATTTCCGGGCGGGACCGGAGACTGCGGCATACGTCCAGCGGAGAGGCCCTGGAGTTCGAGATCTTGCTCAATGATCCCTCGTTTGAGCGCGTTTGCCTGCCGTACGCCCGCAATCTGGACCGGTTGGGCATCTCCGCACGGGTGCGCACCGTTGACGCCACCCAGTACCAGAATCGGATGAATGACTTTGATTTTGACATGACCGTGGGACTCTTTCCCCAGTCCTTGTCCCCGGGGAATGAGCAGCGGGACTTCTGGACCTCCGCAGCCGCGGCTACACCCGGATCCCGGAATATTGCCGGCGTACGCGACCCGGTGGTGGACGAGCTTGTCGACCTGGTTATTGCCGCTCCGGATCGGGAGAGCCTGGTGACCCGGACCAGGGCTCTGGACCGGGTACTGCTTTGGGGCCACTATGTCGTCCCGCACTGGCACTCCCGCGTATTTCGGGTCGCCTACTGGGACAATTTCGCCCGGCCGGAGACCAATCCACGCTATGGGCTGGCCTTGGACGCCTGGTGGGTTAAATAG
- a CDS encoding lytic transglycosylase domain-containing protein, translating to MPIRLPLLVLMGVLFLSACAGHQKPSPQSPLSQRIDDARVFGDGQTSPTAQVGDRYTIPAPSLDARGQIDVDMDTPLTAAEKKALGATLDFEFVLDIQETKDVERFFRYFTHDIRDRFEIWLKRSEPFLPEVRDVFAEYGLPHDLIYLPFLESGYNPMAYSRAGAGGMWQFMPRTGESFGMTFDWWIDQRRCPRLSTHAAAAYLSQLYKIFDDWYLALAAYNAGQGRIARAMQRSGTDNYFDLASIDNLLANETRHYVPKFMAILKIIQNLEELGFDSIDWNNGHRLAEIEIMGGTDLVALASSSGMDWDTFRQLNPSFRRQVSPPGKKVTIFVPEEKQTAVVAYLKKPGSVPFNGFQRYQVRRGDTWSALASRFDTPVDVLKRINNRTNNTLRIGESVMVPASATAVAAASQSRGTSATQERASQRANHIVQSGDTLWRLSRQHGVTVQTLAQANGISERSTLRVGQRLYIPQVDRAGTRTAATNVVQYRVQNGDTLWRIAQRFGVTTNNLVAWNRLPRNGLIRPGDNLKIYVTR from the coding sequence ATGCCCATTCGACTGCCTTTGCTCGTTTTGATGGGAGTGCTTTTTTTGTCCGCTTGCGCGGGCCATCAGAAGCCTTCTCCTCAATCTCCGCTATCCCAACGCATTGATGATGCCAGAGTGTTTGGCGATGGGCAAACCAGTCCCACTGCTCAGGTCGGCGATCGCTATACCATTCCCGCACCCTCACTGGACGCTCGCGGCCAGATTGACGTGGACATGGACACGCCCTTGACGGCCGCGGAGAAAAAAGCACTTGGCGCAACGCTGGATTTTGAATTTGTCCTGGATATCCAGGAAACGAAAGATGTGGAGCGTTTTTTTCGTTACTTCACCCACGACATCCGGGACCGCTTCGAGATATGGCTCAAACGTTCCGAGCCATTTCTGCCCGAAGTTCGTGACGTATTCGCCGAATACGGCCTCCCCCACGACCTGATTTACCTTCCTTTCCTGGAGAGCGGCTACAACCCCATGGCCTACTCCAGAGCAGGTGCCGGAGGCATGTGGCAGTTCATGCCTCGTACCGGGGAATCCTTCGGCATGACCTTCGACTGGTGGATCGACCAACGCCGTTGCCCGCGTCTTTCCACCCATGCCGCCGCCGCATACCTGTCCCAGCTCTACAAGATCTTTGATGACTGGTACCTTGCTTTGGCCGCCTACAACGCCGGTCAGGGACGCATCGCTCGAGCCATGCAACGCAGCGGGACGGATAATTATTTCGACTTGGCCAGCATCGACAACCTCTTGGCCAATGAGACGCGGCACTATGTTCCCAAGTTCATGGCCATCTTGAAAATCATCCAAAATCTTGAAGAGCTTGGCTTCGATTCCATTGACTGGAACAACGGACATCGCTTGGCCGAGATTGAAATCATGGGAGGAACGGATCTTGTGGCCCTGGCCTCATCCAGTGGTATGGACTGGGATACCTTCCGTCAACTCAACCCGTCTTTCCGACGTCAGGTCAGCCCACCCGGAAAGAAGGTCACCATTTTCGTACCTGAGGAGAAACAAACCGCCGTTGTCGCCTACCTGAAAAAACCAGGCTCTGTGCCATTCAACGGCTTTCAACGCTATCAGGTACGTCGCGGGGATACCTGGTCCGCCCTCGCATCTCGTTTCGACACCCCCGTCGATGTCCTGAAACGCATCAATAACAGGACCAACAACACCCTGCGGATCGGTGAATCAGTCATGGTCCCTGCTTCCGCTACGGCAGTAGCCGCTGCCAGCCAGTCCCGAGGAACTTCCGCCACGCAGGAGCGTGCCAGCCAACGCGCCAACCACATTGTTCAATCCGGCGACACGCTCTGGCGTCTTTCCAGGCAACACGGCGTTACGGTGCAGACCCTGGCCCAGGCCAATGGCATCAGTGAACGCTCGACACTCCGCGTCGGGCAACGTCTGTATATTCCGCAAGTCGACCGTGCAGGAACGCGGACTGCAGCGACCAACGTGGTGCAATATCGTGTTCAGAATGGGGACACCCTCTGGCGGATTGCCCAACGATTCGGCGTAACCACGAACAACCTGGTGGCATGGAACAGGTTGCCGCGCAACGGGCTGATTCGACCGGGCGACAACCTGAAGATCTACGTCACCCGTTGA
- a CDS encoding TrmH family RNA methyltransferase, translating into MVGRKPVQEVLFSKPEQVDLVYVQDTIRSHALDRIVDICKSQKVRFRKVSEAEMRRLHPGNHQGVLARIFQPGFSNMAAVLEQVTSAPLPLILALDQIQDPGNLGTLARTMVALGGAGIILPKNRTAFPGTVAAKASAGALSRLPIAQVTNMARSLEYCADQGCTVYGTALAQKTENLFTFTPKFPAVLVLGNEDKGIRPNVLKRCDHKLSIPMPGAMQSLNVAQAGAMALAMFARARSGY; encoded by the coding sequence ATGGTAGGTCGAAAACCGGTCCAGGAAGTCCTGTTTTCCAAGCCAGAGCAGGTGGATCTCGTCTACGTACAAGATACGATCCGCTCGCACGCCCTGGACCGGATCGTGGATATCTGCAAAAGCCAGAAGGTTCGTTTTCGTAAGGTTTCCGAAGCGGAAATGCGTCGTTTGCATCCCGGAAACCACCAGGGTGTGCTGGCCAGGATCTTTCAGCCAGGGTTCTCGAATATGGCGGCGGTCCTGGAGCAGGTCACCTCGGCTCCGTTGCCGCTGATTCTGGCCTTGGACCAGATTCAGGACCCCGGTAACTTGGGAACCCTGGCCAGGACCATGGTTGCCCTGGGCGGGGCGGGAATCATTCTGCCGAAAAACCGTACCGCATTCCCTGGAACCGTGGCGGCAAAGGCCAGCGCCGGCGCCCTCAGCCGACTGCCCATCGCCCAGGTGACCAACATGGCCAGAAGCCTGGAATACTGTGCTGATCAGGGCTGCACCGTTTACGGCACAGCACTCGCGCAAAAAACCGAAAACCTGTTCACATTTACCCCGAAGTTCCCGGCTGTCCTCGTCCTGGGCAACGAGGACAAAGGCATCCGACCCAATGTACTCAAGCGCTGCGATCACAAGCTGTCCATTCCCATGCCGGGGGCGATGCAGTCCTTGAATGTGGCTCAGGCCGGGGCCATGGCCTTGGCCATGTTCGCCCGAGCACGTTCAGGTTACTAA
- a CDS encoding 2-oxoacid:acceptor oxidoreductase family protein, translated as MNGYQDVIVAGFGGQGVMLIGTLLAYAAMEDGQNVTYLPVYGPEMRGGTANCTVVVSREDIGSPIIRLPNSLIAMNRPSLDKFQPRVKDGGTVVINSSLVDMDLADNARLRTVGVPANEIADSLGNTKMANMVAIGAYVQLTDVVPLEVIKASLRKVISPNYAKMIPANEKAVQAGADAVSG; from the coding sequence ATGAACGGGTATCAGGACGTCATTGTGGCCGGATTCGGCGGCCAAGGGGTTATGCTGATCGGAACATTGCTGGCATATGCCGCCATGGAGGATGGCCAGAACGTCACCTACCTGCCGGTCTACGGTCCGGAAATGCGGGGGGGGACGGCCAATTGTACAGTGGTTGTTTCCCGAGAGGACATTGGGTCGCCGATCATCCGCCTGCCCAATTCGCTCATCGCCATGAACCGCCCTTCCCTGGACAAATTCCAACCTCGGGTCAAGGACGGTGGGACCGTGGTGATCAACTCCTCCCTGGTGGACATGGATCTGGCCGACAACGCCCGGTTGCGGACCGTCGGTGTCCCGGCCAACGAAATCGCCGACAGCCTGGGAAACACCAAAATGGCCAACATGGTGGCCATTGGAGCCTATGTCCAGTTGACGGATGTTGTGCCCCTTGAAGTCATCAAGGCCAGTCTTCGCAAGGTTATCTCTCCAAACTACGCAAAAATGATCCCTGCCAACGAAAAGGCCGTCCAGGCCGGGGCCGATGCGGTGAGCGGATAA
- a CDS encoding microcin C ABC transporter permease YejB, with protein sequence MTAYIIRRLLLMVPTLLGIMVLNFIIIQAAPGGPVERVIAELRGHDVAATARFAGMERGEMQAMHLSDSAQSRYRGAQGIDPELIAELERMYGFDQPPAVRLAQMIGNYIRFDFGESFYRDQTVVALILQKLPVSISLGLWTTLLVYAISIPLGIRKAVRDGSAFDVATSAVVVVGYAIPGFLFAVLLIVLFAGGSFLDLFPLRGLTSENWHDLSWPMRVLDYFWHLTLPVTAMVIGGFAGLTMLTKNSFLEEINKQYVITARSKGLAERRVLYGHVFRNAMLIVVAGFPSAFIGILFTSALLIEVIFSLDGLGLLGFEAAINRDYPVMFGTLYIFTLLGLLLNLMGDLMYTLIDPRIDFEARG encoded by the coding sequence ATGACCGCCTATATCATACGCCGACTGTTGTTGATGGTGCCCACGCTGCTGGGCATCATGGTCCTGAATTTCATCATCATTCAGGCTGCTCCGGGCGGCCCGGTAGAGCGGGTTATTGCCGAGCTGCGCGGCCATGATGTGGCGGCCACGGCCCGGTTTGCCGGGATGGAACGGGGCGAGATGCAGGCCATGCACCTCTCGGACTCGGCCCAGTCCCGCTATCGCGGGGCCCAGGGCATCGACCCGGAACTGATCGCTGAGCTGGAACGGATGTACGGCTTTGACCAGCCGCCGGCGGTTCGTCTCGCCCAGATGATCGGCAACTATATCCGTTTTGACTTCGGCGAAAGCTTTTACCGGGACCAAACCGTGGTCGCGCTGATTCTCCAGAAGCTGCCCGTTTCCATCTCCCTGGGCTTGTGGACAACGCTTTTGGTCTACGCCATCTCCATCCCTTTGGGGATCCGCAAGGCGGTCCGGGATGGGTCGGCATTCGATGTGGCCACCAGTGCCGTGGTCGTTGTCGGATATGCCATTCCAGGATTTCTGTTTGCCGTATTGCTGATCGTGCTGTTTGCCGGGGGCAGCTTTCTTGACCTCTTTCCCCTGCGCGGCCTGACCTCGGAAAACTGGCACGACTTAAGTTGGCCCATGCGTGTGTTGGACTATTTCTGGCACCTGACTCTGCCGGTGACGGCCATGGTCATCGGCGGCTTCGCCGGCCTGACCATGCTTACCAAGAATTCCTTTCTGGAAGAGATCAACAAGCAGTACGTGATCACGGCCCGCTCCAAGGGCCTCGCGGAGCGGCGGGTGCTGTACGGTCACGTGTTCCGCAACGCCATGCTCATCGTGGTCGCCGGGTTTCCCAGCGCGTTTATCGGCATTCTGTTCACCAGCGCACTGCTCATCGAGGTGATCTTCTCCCTGGACGGTCTCGGCCTGCTGGGCTTTGAAGCGGCCATCAACCGGGACTATCCGGTCATGTTCGGAACCCTGTACATCTTCACCCTTCTGGGGCTGCTGCTCAACCTCATGGGCGATCTGATGTACACGTTGATCGACCCGCGCATCGACTTCGAGGCCCGGGGGTGA
- the aroE gene encoding shikimate dehydrogenase: protein MNPESTVFIPEQLYGIIGHPLGHSMSPLVHNWGFQHCALLAAYFRWPTPPERLPEFVTAVRCLPIAGVSVTIPHKRTIMPFLDGMTTDARRVGAVNTLMWQEGALWGDNTDVQGFLAPLLGVSESLNSALVLGVGGASRAAVIGLQQLGVASLLVCGRNPDATRTLADQLGCGWLDWKQRHQWSGDLLVNATPLGMAGSFAQQSPWPGKLTGIGIAYDLVYNPQDTGFLRQAADSGVRTIGGLEMFIAQAQGQFRLWTKKELPADSLRELLSAVLNAP from the coding sequence ATGAACCCAGAAAGCACTGTTTTCATCCCTGAGCAACTTTACGGGATCATCGGCCATCCCCTGGGGCACAGTATGAGCCCATTGGTCCATAACTGGGGATTTCAACACTGTGCCCTCCTGGCTGCCTATTTTCGATGGCCGACACCACCCGAGAGACTGCCTGAATTTGTCACGGCGGTCCGCTGCCTGCCGATTGCCGGTGTCAGTGTGACCATTCCTCACAAGCGAACCATCATGCCCTTTCTGGACGGGATGACCACGGACGCCCGACGCGTGGGGGCCGTGAATACGCTCATGTGGCAAGAAGGAGCGCTGTGGGGGGACAATACGGATGTCCAGGGCTTTTTGGCCCCGTTGTTGGGGGTCAGCGAGAGCCTCAATTCGGCCCTGGTCCTTGGCGTGGGTGGAGCATCCAGGGCCGCGGTCATCGGATTGCAGCAACTTGGCGTAGCCTCGCTCCTGGTCTGCGGACGCAATCCGGATGCGACCCGGACACTGGCTGATCAGCTGGGATGTGGGTGGCTGGACTGGAAGCAACGCCATCAATGGAGCGGCGATCTGCTGGTCAACGCCACCCCCCTGGGAATGGCCGGCTCCTTTGCGCAGCAGAGTCCCTGGCCCGGGAAATTAACCGGCATAGGCATAGCCTATGATCTGGTTTACAACCCCCAGGACACCGGATTTCTGCGCCAAGCCGCGGATTCCGGAGTCAGGACCATTGGCGGCCTGGAGATGTTCATTGCCCAGGCCCAGGGTCAATTCCGTCTATGGACAAAAAAAGAACTCCCGGCGGATTCCCTCCGGGAGTTGCTTTCTGCGGTGCTTAATGCGCCTTGA